The Sinorhizobium alkalisoli genomic interval GGCCTTCGCGGATCGCCCAGACGACAAGCGATTGGCCGCGGCGGACGTCGCCGGCCGTCCAGAGCTTTTCGACCGACGTCCTGTAGTCCCGCTCGTTCGCAACGACGTTGGTCGAGCCGCGACGGTCGACATTGAGGGCCAGTCGGTCGCCGAGATCCCTAACCACGCTGTCGGTGAACGGCCCACGGAAGCCAATGGCGATGAAGGCGAGGTCAGCCTTGATGACGAATTCGGTACCCGCGATCGGCTTGCGGCGCTCATCCACCTGGCAGCACTTGACGCCTGTTAGAATGCCGTCCTCGTCGCCGACGAATTCCAGCGTCGCCACCTGAAACTCGCGAACCGCGCCCTCTGCCTGGCTGGAGGAGGTGCGCATCTTTGTCGCCCAGAAGGGCCAGACGGCGAGCTTGTCTTCCTTTTCCGGCGGCTGTGGCCGAATGTCGAGCTGAGTCACCTTGACGGCACCCTGGCGGAAGGCGGTACCGACACAGTCGGACGCCGTGTCGCCGCCGCCGACCACCACGACATGCTTGCCGCCGGCCAGGATCGGCTCGGACGGCCAGCCGACGCTGTCTATGTTCTCGCGACCGACGCGCCGGTTCTGCTGAACGAGATAAGGCATCGCATCGTGCACGCCGGCAAATTCCACCCCCGGAATCCCGGCGTCGCGCGGGGTCTCGGAACCGCCGCAATAGACGACGGCGTCGTTCTCGTCGAGGAGCTGCTGGACGGCCAGGTCGACGCCGGCATTGACCCCACAGTGGAAGGTGACCCCCTCGCCTTTCATCTGCTCGATGCGGCGATCGATGAAGTTCTTTTCCATCTTGAAGTCCGGAATGCCGTAACGCAGAAGGCCGCCGGGCTTGGACTCGCGCTCGTAGACATGAACCTCGTGGCCGGCGCGAGCGAGCTGCTGGGCGGCCGCCATACCGGCCGGACCGGATCCGATGACCGCCACCCGCTTACCGGTCTTGGTGACGGCCGGCTGCGGCACGATATATCCCATCTCATAGGCCTTATCGGCAATCGCCTGCTCCACCGTCTTGATCGCGACCGGCACGTCTTCGAGGTTCAGCGTGCAGGCCTCCTCGCAAGGTGCGGGACAGACGCGGCCGGTGAACTCCGGGAAATTATTGGTGGAATGCAGGTTGCGGATCGCTTCGTCCCAATTGCCGTTGTAGACGAGGTCGTTCCAGTCCGGGATCTGGTTGTGAACAGGGCAACCGGTCGGCCCATGACAATAGGGAATGCCACAATCCATGCAGCGAGCGGCCTGCTTCTGCACTTCCTGGTCGGACATCGGAATGGTGAATTCACGGAAGTGGCGGATGCGGTCGGATGCCGGCTGGTACTTCGCCACCTGCCGGTCGATCTCGAGAAATCCAGTAACCTTGCCCATCTTACGATCCTGATAGCTTCAATCTCAAACAGACGCGCCGTAAAGCGCGCGTGAAGGCTCCCGCTTTCGGATAGACCGGATCGGGGGCCGCGGTCACGGGGCCGGTTACTCGGCCGCTTCCGCCATTCTCATGCGCTCCATATCCTCAAGCGCGCGGCGATATTCGACCGGCATGACCTTGCGGAACTTCGGCCGGTAGTCCGTCCAATGTTCGAGAATCTCCTTGGCGCGAACCGAACCCGTGTAATGCAGGTGGTTTGAAACGAGTTGGTAGAGCCGCTCTTCGTCGTGACGCGTCATGTCGCCGGAGACATCGACCCGGCCCTTGTGCATGAGGTCGCCGCCGTGGTGGTGCAGCTTCTCCAGCATGTCGTCCTCCTCCGGAACCGGCTCCAGTTCGACCATGGCCATGTTGCAGCGACGGGCGAAATCGCCCTCGTCATCCAGCACATAGGCGACACCGCCGGACATCCCGGCCGCGAAGTTGCGTCCCGTGTTGCCAAGCACGACGACGACGCCGCCGGTCATATATTCGCAACCGTGGTCGCCGACACCTTCGACGACAGCGATCGCGCCGGAGTTTCGCACCGCGAAGCGCTCGCCGGCGACGCCATTGAAGTAGCATTCGCCGGAGATCGCACCATAGAGCACGGTATTGCCGACGATGATCGACTCCTGCGGCACGATCCTGGCGGTTTCCGGCGGCCGGACGATGATGCGTCCGCCCGAAAGCCCCTTGCCGACATAGTCATTGCCGTCGCCAACGAGGTCGAAGGTGATGCCGCGCGCAAGGAAAGCACCGAAGGACTGGCCTGCCGTGCCCTTGAGCGTCACGTGGATCGTGTCGTCCTTGAGGCCCTTGTATCCCCAGCGCTTGGCAAGCGCGCCGGAAAGCATCGCCCCCGCCGAGCGGTCGACATTCTTGATCTCGGCTTCGAAGGCGACCGGCACCTTGGTTTCCAGCGCCAGCTTCGCCTTCTCGATCAGCCTGCGGTCGAGAATGTCGTCGATCGGGTGACTCTGGCGCTCCGTCCAATAGCTCGCTTCTTTCGGCGCTTCCACCCTGTGGAAGATCTTCGAAAAATCGAGCCCCTTGGCCTTCCAGTGCTCGATCATGCCGTCGCGCTCAAGCAGTTCGGAAGCACCGATGATCTCGTCGAGCTTCCTGACGCCGAGTGACGCCAGGATTTCACGTACTTCTTCCGCGACGAAGAAGAAGTAGTTGATCACATGCTCCGGCGTGCCCTTGAAGCGCTTTCTGAGCACCGGATCCTGGGTGGCGACGCCGACCGGGCAGGTGTTCAAGTGGCACTTGCGCATCATGATGCAGCCGGCCGCGATCAGCGGCGCGGTGGCGAAGCCGAATTCATCGGCCCCCAACATGGCACCGATGATGACGTCGCGTCCAGTCTTCAGACCGCCGTCGACCTGAAGTGCGACGCGCGAGCGCAGGCCATTCAAGACCAGCGTCTGCTGGGTTTCGGCAAGACCGATTTCCCAAGGGCTGCCCGCATGCTTCAGCGAAGTAAGCGGCGAGGCGCCGGTGCCACCGTCGAACCCGGCAATAGTGATGTGGTCGGCGCGTGCCTTGGCGACACCGGCCGCGACCGTGCCGACGCCCACTTCGGACACCAGCTTGACCGAGACATCGGCTTCCGGGTTGACATTCTTCAGATCGAAGATCAGCTGCGCCAGATCCTCGATCGAATAGATGTCATGGTGCGGCGGTGGCGAGATGAGACCGACGCCTGGGGTAGAATGCCGGGTCTTCGCGACAGTCGCATCGACCTTGTGGCCGGGAAGCTGACCGCCCTCGCCGGGCTTGGCGCCCTGCGCCACCTTGATCTGCAGCACATCGGCGTTGACCAGATACTCGGTGGTGACGCCGAAGCGGCCGGAAGCGATCTGCTTGATCGCCGAGCGCTCCGGATTCATCGATCCGTCCGGCAGCGGCAGGTAACGATCGCTCTCCTCGCCGCCCTCGCCGGTGTTCGACTTGCCGCCGATCCGGTTCATCGCGATCGCCAGCGTCGTATGGGCCTCGCGGCTGATGGAGCCGAAGGACATGGCGCCGGTCGAGAAGCGCTTGACGATCTCGGATGCCGGCTCGACCTCCTCGAGCGCGATGGGCTTGCGGCCGGCGTCCTCGGCGCGCCTGATGGTGAAGAGGCCGCGGATCGTATTCATGCGGCTCGCCTGCTCGTTCATCATCGCAGCGAATTCGCGATAGCGATCCTCGGCGTTGCCGCGCACCGCATGCTGGAGCGAGGCGATCGCATCCGGCGTCCAGGCATGGCTTTCCCCGCGCATGCGGAAGGCATATTCGCCGCCGATGTCGAGCGCATTGGAGAGAACCGGGTCGGCTCCAAAGGCAGCCCTGTGACGGGCGACGGTCTCTGCCGCGATCTCATCGAGCCCGATGCCTTCGATCGTCGTCGCCGTGCCGAAGAAGTATTTCTCGACCAACGCCGAGGAAAGGCCGACGGCGTCGAAAATCTGCGCGCCGCAATAGGACTGGTAGGTCGAGATGCCCATTTTGGACATGACCTTGAGAATGCCCTTCCCGACCGCCTTGATGTAGCGGTAGACGATTTCGCTGGCGTCGACTTCCTTGGGGAACTCGCCGCGCTTGTGCATGTCGATCAGTGTGTCGAAGGCGAGATAGGGGTTGATCGCTTCCGCGCCAAAACCGGCCAGCAGACAGAAATGGTGCACCTCGCGCGGCTCGCCGGATTCCACCACGAGACCGACCGAGGTGCGCAAGCCCTTGCGGATCAGGTGGTGGTGAACCGCCGCCGTGGCGAGCAGCGCCGGGATAGCCACGCGATCAGGCCCGACCTGCCGGTCGGAAAGCACGATGATGTTGTAGCCGCCCTTGACTGCCGCTTCCGCCCGTTCGCAAAGGCGGTCGAGCATTTCCGGCATGCCTTCGGCCCCACGCGAAATGTCGTAGGTGAAATCGAGCGTCTTGGTGTCGAAACGGTCTTCCGTGTGGCCGATCGAGCGGATCTTCTCGAGATCGCCATTGGTGAGGATCGGCTGGCGGACTTCCAGCCGCTTGGCATGCGCCATGCCCTCATGGTCGAGAATGTTCGGACGCGGACCGATGAAGGAGACGAGGCTCATCACCAGTTCCTCGCGGATCGGGTCGATCGGCGGGTTGGTGACCTGCGCGAAGTTCTGCTTGAAATAGGTGTAGAGCAGCTTCGGCTTGTCGGACATCGCCGAGATCGGCGTGTCGGTGCCCATGGAACCGATCGCCTCCTGGCCGGTCGTTGCCATCGGCGACATCAGAAGCTTTGTGTCTTCCTGCGTGTAGCCGAAGGCCTGCTGGCGGTCGATCAGCGACACGTCGCGGCGAAGCGCCCTCGGCTCGACCGGCTTCAGGTCCTCGAGGATGAGCTGGGTATTGTCGAGCCATTGCCGATAGGGGTGCTTGCTTGCAAGCGCCGACTTCACCTCCTCATCGGAGATGATGCGGCCTTCTTCCATGTCGATCAGCAGCATCTTGCCAGGCTGCAGCCGCCACTTCTTGACGATCTTGTCCTCGGCGACCGGCAGCACGCCGGCTTCCGACGCCATGATAACGCGATCATCACTGGTGACGATGTAGCGCGCCGGGCGAAGGCCGTTGCGGTCGAGGGTCGCGCCGATTTGTCGGCCGTCCGTGAAGGCGACTGCCGCCGGCCCGTCCCACGGCTCCATCAGCGCCGCATGATACTCGTAGAATGCCTTGCGTTCCGCCGACATGAGCTGGTTTCCGGCCCAGGCCTCGGGGATCAGCATCATCACCGCATGGGCGAGCGAATAGCCGCCGCGCACCAGGAATTCGAGCGCATTGTCGAAACAGGCTGTGTCCGACTGGCCCTCATAGGAAATCGGCCAGAGCTTGGAGATGTCGTCGCCGAAGAGCGGCGAGGAGACCGAGGCCTGGCGTGCCGCCATCCAGTTGACGTTGCCGCGCAGCGTGTTGATCTCGCCATTGTGGGCAACCATGCGATAGGGGTGCGCCAACTTCCAGGAGGGGAAGGTATTGGTCGAGAACCGCTGATGCACCAGCGCCACCGCCGACTGGAAGCGTTCGTCGGCAAGGTCCTTGTAATAGGCGCCGACCTGAAAGGCGAGGAACATGCCCTTGTAGACGATCGTCGAGGTTGATAGCGACACGATGTAGAAGCCGAGATCACTGCCGTCGGCTTCCGCATGGATGCGGTTGGAGATCACCTTGCGCAGCGTGAACAGCCGGCGTTCGAATTCGTCGTTGGTGGCGGCATCGCGGCCGGCGCCAATGAAGACCTGGACGTGCTGCGGCTCGGTGGCCGCAATGTCCGGCGCCTTGGAGAGCGATGAATTGTCGACCGGCACGTCGCGGAAGCCGAGCAGATGCTGCCCCTCCTCCACCACGACCTCCCGGATCACATCCTTGAAATGGGCAATCAGCTTTTCGTCACGCGGCATGAAGAGATAGCCGACGGCGTATTCCCCGGCCTTCGGCAGGGTGACGCCCTCTTTCGCCATCTCCTCGCGGAAGAAGCGGTCGGGGATCTGCACGAGGATGCCCGCGCCATCGCCCATCAACGGGTCAGCACCGACCGCACCGCGGTGCGTCAGGTTTTCGAGCATGAAGAGGCCGTCGCGCACGATCTGGTGCGACTTCTCGCCCTTCATATGCGCGACGAACCCGACGCCGCAGGCGTCGCGTTCGTTGCGCGGATCGTAAAGCCCCTGCTTTCGCGGCAGTCCGGACGGGAATGCGGGCGTTTTCACAGCCGTCGCGGCGCTCGTTGCGAGATTGAGCCCAATCTGGTGCGATGGCGAATGATCCGTCATCCTGTTCCCTCCTGTTGCGCCCGAAATCCCGGGCATACCGCGGAGCCCGCCTGTCGCCACCTCGCGTTTGCTTTCGCGGTACGGCAGGCCGGACGTTATCGTCGCATGATCCTGATCAGGTCGCAAATGAAGCGCGGCTGCACCAGGCACGAATGTCTGCGACCATTCTGACGGCAGTGGCTAACAACCGAATGAAATCGGGAGAAACCCTTGCGCCCCGCCGAAGCCGCTTTGCGCGTGCTTGCCAGCGATTGTTCCGGTCCCTAGACCGAAATAGGACAGTAAGCCTGTCCTATTTCATGCGCTCTATGCCAGAAAGCATTCCCCTCCGCAAGGGCCTGCCCGCAATTAGTGGAGGAGATTTTGTCGAACATTGCCGAATGTTTCGCAGTTTTGAAATATAATTACGTTTGCCCCACAATAATATCGCTTTCATTTCGAATTGGTCTTGTATTGGTCTTGTCAGATCGCAATGCATTGCCAGTGGCCCGAAGTCCGTTATTGTCTCGCCAAGAGCAGTCGAGCACAGGGTGATTTGCCATGATCTTCGCTTCCGATAACTGGGCCGGCGCCCATCCGGCAATTGCCCACTCCCTGGCGGCGCACGCCGGCGGCTGTGTTCCGGCTTATGGCGCGAGCGAACTCGATCTAAAGGTGGAGCAGCGGTTCTCGGAGATTTTCGGCAGAGAGGTCGCGGTGTTTTTCGTCGGTACCGGAACGGCGGCGAACTCGCTGGCGCTTGCCACCGCCAATCGGCCGGGCGGCGTCGTCTTCTGTCACCGCGAGGCCCATGTGAATGTCGACGAGTGCGGTGCGCCGGCGTTCTTCTCGCACGGCGCAAGGCTCAACCCGGTCGACGGCGCTTTCGGCAAAATGGATGCGGCACGGCTCGAGGCGGAGATCCGCCGCTTTCCGCCAGAATTCGTGCATGGCGGCCAGCCCATGGCCATAACGATAGCCCAGGCCACCGAGAGCGGCACGGTCTATTCCCTTGACGAGATCGAGGCGATCGCCGCCATTGCCAGAGCGCACAGGCTGCCGCTCCACATGGACGGCGCGCGCTTTGCCAATGCCCTCGTTGGTCTCGACATCACGCCGGCCGAAATGACCTGGAAGCGCGGCGTCGATCTGCTCTCCTTCGGGGGAACGAAGAACGGCTGCTGGTGCGCCGAAGCCGTGGTCCTGTTCGATTTATCCAAGGCGCCGGAGATGCAGTTCCTGCGCAAGCAGACGGCCCAGCTCTTTTCCAAGTCGCGCTTCATCGCCGCCCAGTTCGACGCGTATTTCGCGGGCGACCTCTGGCTCGATCTCGCCCGCCACGCCAACGCCATGGCAAAACGCCTCGCCGACGGCATTGCGGCGTCCGCGAGCAGCCGTCTTGCCTGGACGCCGGCGGCCAACGAGGTCTTTGTAATCATGAAACGCGAGATGGCGACACGGCTCCAGCAGGAGGGCGCCGTCTTCTACGACTGGCACGTGCCGCAGCACCTTGCCGGCATCCTTGGAGAGAACGAGGGCCTCTACCGCCTCGTCACGAGCTTCGTCACGGCACCGGACGACGTCGACCGCTTCGTCGCCGCCTGCTGAGGAGCAACTGCACCGCAGGGTTGCCACAATTAAATAACGGCGCCGCAAAGGGCGCCGTTCGCCGAAATCCGAGGCTGTGAATTAGGCGTTCTGCGCCTCTATTTGCTTCGGCTGCGACGAAACCGAAGAAATCTCGATCCGGCGCGGCTTGGCAGCTTCCGGGATCTCGCGCACGAGGTCGACATGGAGCAGGCCATTCTTCAACGAGGCTGCCTTGATCTCGACGTGGTCGGCGAGTTGGAAGCGGCGCTCGAAGGCGCGCTTAGCGATGCCGCGATGGAGAAATTGGGTCTCGTCAGCCTTTTCCTCGCTTTTTTCGCCCTTGATCGCCAGTGTGTTTTCGCGCGCCTCGACCGAGAGCTCGCTTTCATCGAAGCCGGCGACGGCCATGGTGATACGATAGGCGTTCTCGCCGGTACGCTCGATATTGTAAGGCGGATAGGTCTGCGCCTGATCCGGCTGGCCGAGGCTATCGAGCATTGTGAACAGGCGATCGAAGCCGACGGTGGAACGATAGAGGGGGGAGAAATCAAAATGACGCATGTTGTCCTCCTTAAGAGCAACTGTTTGCGATGTCTGGCCTGCCACCCCACCAGGCAGTGGCGCGACCGGTGAACGGACCCGTCAACGGCGTCCGGGAATGACATGGGAACACGCATCGCCGAGTTCAAGGGCCGCGTATTGCGCAATCCGCCAACCTTTGTGAATGCCGCATGAATGCCGGATTCGGCCGCGGTTCATGGGCTCGCGCGCAAAAGAGAATGCTGGGAGCGAAAGCCCCAGTGCTGAAGTGACAAGTCCCTTCTCCCTTCAGCGGCCGGAAGCGGTGATCGCCCGGACTTCATCACCGCTTCCGGCATTTTCCTTTGACGGACGATGAGCCACAGCCTATCCCTGAAGAAGGATGGAAAGACGCGGCGCGGTCGAGCTTTCCCGTGTCCCCGCCGACAACAACAACTCGAGTTCATTTCGTCTCGCCCGGACCCATGATAGCGATCCTCGACGCCACACCCGACAATCCGATCCCGGGATATCCAGTGGCAGGTTTTTTCGATGGCGTCGGCAACCGGAAAATCCGCTACGCGATTTTCAAGACGAAGGCGCGCTTTGCGCGCGGCACCGTCGTGCTGCTGCAGGGGCGCAACGAATCGATCGAGAAATATTTCGAAACCATCGGCGATTTCATGGAGGCGGGCTATTGGGTCGCGACCTTCGACTGGCGCGGGCAGGGCGGGTCGGAACGGCTGCTTGCGCAGTCGACGCTTGGCCATGTGGAATATTTCGCCGATTACGGGCGCGACCTCATGACTTTCCTGGAGCAGATCGTGCTGCCGGACACACGCCTGCCTTTTTCGATCGTCGCCCATTCCATGGGAGCGCTCGTTTGCCTGTCGGTGGCGCCGGCACTGGCCACTCGGGTAGACCGCATGGTGTTGTTAGCCCCTTTTGTGGGGCTGGGCGGGCAGGTCATCGGTGAACCGGGCATCGTTGCAGTCGCGGCCGTGATGCGCTGGCTTGGACTTGGCAGACTGCCGCTCCATCGGGACGGGCGCAGCCATGGACCCTTCACGAACAATCCGCTGACCAGGGATGCAGACCGCTACGCCCGCAACTTGGCGCTGCTTGAGACCCATCCGCGCTTGAGCCTTGGACCGCCGACCGCGCGGTGGTTGAACGAGGCCTTCCGAACCATACGGCGCGTCACGCGCCGCGAGCATCTGACGAGGATCACGGTACCGACCGTGCTGCTGGCGCCGACCGCCGATGGACTCGTGCCCTATGTCGCAATCGAACGGCTTGCCAGCAATTTCCGCGCCGGCCACCTGATACCGATCGACGGCGCACGGCACGAACTGCTGCAGGAGGCCGACCGCTATCGCGCCCAGGCCATGGCGGCGATTCTCGCCTTCCTGCCACAGGCGGAAGCCGGGGAGGATGATGAGTCACGACAGTTCCTGCAGCGCCGCGCGTCTTAGACGCGCAAAGGTCGCTGCAGCACTTTGGATTGCTGCATGTCTTTGTCCTTTGAATCGAGGTCGATCAAAGGAGACATGCAGCAGAGGAGGCCTGATGCCTCCGGATCATCGGCCACGCAACGTTTCCAGGGCCTGCGCATGAACTTCGCTGCTGCCGGCGGCAATGATCTCGCCACCCCATTCCGCCGGACCGCCCTGCCAATCGGTGATGATGCCGCCCGCCTGCTCGATCAGCGGGATGAGCCCGCCGACGTCATAGGGCTTTAGACCGCATTCGATGACGAGGTCGACATGACCGGCAGCCAGGAGCGCGAAGGCGTAGCAATCGCAGCCATAGCGGAACAGCCGGACTTTCGACTGAAGCGCCTCGAAGCGCTCCTTGATCTTGCCCGCATAAAGATGCGGCGAGGTGGTGAAGAGAACAGCATCCGACAGTCCGCCGCAGTCGCGTGTCCGCAGCACCTTCTCGCCATCCGGGCCGCGATAGACCGATCTCTCGCCATCGGCGAAATAGCGCTCGCCGGTGAAAGGCTGGTCCATCAGTCCCATTATCGCCTCGCCGTTGCGATAGAGTCCGATCAGCGTGCCCCATACCGGCAGGCCGGAGATGAAGGCGCGCGTCCCGTCGATCGGATCGATAACCCAGACATGCTCTCGATCGAGGCCGACATTGCCGTGCTCCTCGCCGAGGATACCGTGCTCGGGATAAGCGCTTTCGATCAGCGCCCGGATCGCCGCCTCGGCCGACTGATCGGCCTCCGTGACAGGATCGAAGCCGCCTTCGAGCTTGTTGGTCACACATGCGCCGGTCCGGAAGCGCGGGATGGTTTCCGCCTTGGCGGCGTCGGCGAGGCGATCGAAGAAGGAGCGGTCGGGCAGCATTTGACTCTCTTGGCGGGCGTGGGAAATCCTTGAATAGACGAATTCCACCGAAAGGCAATGTTCGCCCTCGCGGCACACGGCCCCAAGCAAGTTCGGCAAGATCACGAATGTTTTTTGCTGCACCGCAAAAGTTACCGACTGGAAAACTTGACAATTGTGCAATGCAATATTAGCATCCTCGTGCAGTCACTCGTGGCTGTAATACCCTCCTTGGGTGTTTCCTCCCTAGACTTGACCGCGCCGCTGGCGCGGTTCTTTTTGTGCGGCGAAGATTGAGGAACGCGCGGCCGCTACTCGGCCGCCAGCGGCAGATCGGCGGCAAAATCCTCGACATGTCGGGCAAGCGCTCCGATGAAGGTGGCGAGATCGGTCGCCAAAGCAGAAAATCCTGGCTTTTTGATCAGCGTCGCCTCGTCGATATAGAGGCTGCGATTGATCTCGATCTGCAGCGCATGCAGGCCTCGCGTCGGGCGGCCATAATGCTCGGTGATGAAACCGCCGGCATAGGGCTTGTTGCGGGTCACCGCATAGCCAAGCTGTTCCAGGAGTTCCACCGCCATGCGCGACAATTCCGCCGCGGCGCTCGTTCCGTAACGGTCGCCGATGATGAAATCCGGGCGCTGACCGCTCGCTGAAAGATGCACATTGCCGGGCATCGAATGGCAATCGATGAGGATCGCCATCCCGAACTGCACATGCGTGCGGGCGATCAGCTTCCGGAGCGTCGCGTGGTAGGGTTTGTAAATCGACTCCACGCGCGTGAGCGCCTCCTCGACCGGAAAACGGCCACGATAGATCTCCATATTCTCGGCGACCACGCGTGGAATCGTGCCGAGCCCGCCGGCAACGCGCATCGAACTAATATTCGCATGCGGCGGCAGGGTGCCATCGAACATGCGGGGGTCGAGTTCGTAGGGCTCGCGATTGACGTCGAGGAAGGCCCGCGGGAAATGCGCCCTCAGGAGCGGCGCCCCCAGGAAGGTGGCGCTTTGGAAGAGTTCGTCGACGAAATGGTCTTCCGAACGGCGGATCGAATGGGCATCGAGGCGCGATTGATCGAGAAAGGACTGGGGATAGAGGCGGCCGCTATGGGGAGAGTTGAACACAAAGGGAATCCGCTGTGTCGCGGGTTCAAGGATTTCGAACATTTCCCACTCGCCCACTTCCCCCATCGGAACCCTTTTTACCATGTCGGGATCTTGCTTCTTCGACCATGTTGCCAGTTGGCCGCCTCTGTGTCCATATGGCCGCTTCCCGGATTCGGGGGGTTGACCCATCCCATTCACCGGATATTTACGCGGCTGCGGTTAGCTGGACTGCCGCCATTCACAAGCATTGAAAAGAAGTAGCCACGGCCGAAATCATGACTGCGAAAATCCTCCTTGCCGAAGACGACAACGACATGCGCCGCTTCCTCGTGAAGGCGCTGGAAAAGGCGGGCTACAAGGTCCAGTCCTACGACAATGGCGCCAGCGCCTACGACCGGCTTCGCGAAGAACCTTTTTCGCTGCTCCTGACCGACATCGTCATGCCCGAGATGGACGGCATCGAACTTGCCCGCCGCGCCACCGAGCTCGATCCGGACCTGAAGGTCATGTTCATCACCGGCTTTGCCGCTGTAGCGCTGAACCCCGATTCGAAGGCACCGAAGGACGCCAAGGTGCTTTCCAAGCCCTTCCACCTGCGCGATCTCGTCGACGAGGTCAACAAGATGCTGGCGGCATGATCTACAACGCTGCGCGTCTTATCGGACGCGCAAAGGCGCTGTAGCACTTTGAATTCCTGCATGTCTCCTTTAATCGAGGTCGATTAAAGGAGACATGCAGCAGTTGTAAAGGAGCGGCGGGCACCCGCCGCATGACCGCACGTTTGACGGAGCCGC includes:
- a CDS encoding N-formylglutamate amidohydrolase, with the translated sequence MGEVGEWEMFEILEPATQRIPFVFNSPHSGRLYPQSFLDQSRLDAHSIRRSEDHFVDELFQSATFLGAPLLRAHFPRAFLDVNREPYELDPRMFDGTLPPHANISSMRVAGGLGTIPRVVAENMEIYRGRFPVEEALTRVESIYKPYHATLRKLIARTHVQFGMAILIDCHSMPGNVHLSASGQRPDFIIGDRYGTSAAAELSRMAVELLEQLGYAVTRNKPYAGGFITEHYGRPTRGLHALQIEINRSLYIDEATLIKKPGFSALATDLATFIGALARHVEDFAADLPLAAE
- the cpdR1 gene encoding response regulator CpdR1, with translation MTAKILLAEDDNDMRRFLVKALEKAGYKVQSYDNGASAYDRLREEPFSLLLTDIVMPEMDGIELARRATELDPDLKVMFITGFAAVALNPDSKAPKDAKVLSKPFHLRDLVDEVNKMLAA